The following coding sequences are from one Anopheles bellator chromosome X, idAnoBellAS_SP24_06.2, whole genome shotgun sequence window:
- the LOC131213559 gene encoding ATP synthase subunit delta, mitochondrial produces MLAMRSTRLAVYLKPAIRMVQSRGYAEEMSFTLAAANKVFYDSANIRQVDVPSFSGAFGILPKHVPTLAVLKPGVVTVYENDGAQKKIFVSSGTVTVNEDASVQVLAEEAHPIEDLDASACREILTNSQSQLSSASGDKDRAEAAIAVEVAEALLKAAE; encoded by the exons ATGTTGGCTATGCGAAGCACCCGTTTGGCGGTTTACCTGAAACCGGCCATCCGTATGGTTCAGTCCCGTGGCTATGCTGAAGAAATGTCCTTCACTTTAGCAGCAGCTAACAAGGTGTTCTACGACAGTGCCAACATTCGGCAAGTCGATGTGCCTTCTTTCAGCGGAGCGTTCGGCATCCTCCCGAAGCATGTTCCAACCCTTG CTGTGTTGAAGCCGGGCGTTGTCACAGTGTATGAGAACGATGGTGCGCAGAAGAAGATTTTCGTATCGAGCGGTACCGTCACTGTCAATGAGGACGCTTCCGTGCAAGTATTGGCGGAAGAAGCACACCCAATCGAAGATCTGGATGCGTCTGCTTGCCGAGAAATTCTTACCAACTCTCAAAGTCAACTATCATCCGCCTCAGGAGATAAG GATCGTGCCGAAGCTGCAATTGCCGTCGAGGTAGCTGAGGCTTTGCTGAAGGCCGCGGAATAA
- the LOC131213994 gene encoding putative fatty acyl-CoA reductase CG5065: protein MHAMFSNHPIGLLPVEQNYDASKPSIRKFFAGRDIFVTGGTGFMGKVLIEKLIRSCSELDHIFVLIREKKQRSVAERIAEMQQLPLFDKLRQEAPHLLVKMVPVRGDVSLIGLGLSAEDRDRMQSVSVIFHVAASVRFDDPLKSAILLNTRGTRELVRFAEQLPNLRVLMHISSTYSNPDRYVIEEEVYPAYADWRETIRIAEEFDEQTLDVLAPKYMGFLPNTYVFTKSLAEQIVHEYRDRLPMILFRPSIVISSMKDPIPGWMDNFNGPVGLLVGCGIGICRTMYCDPNNIADFTPVDVCIKAMIVAAWKRGTEPAARSESVKLELPIYNCCISNLRNSTMSQIVEMGRLLSDEIPLDKCIWAPGGGITQIRIHNLFRVLLYHILPAILIDGVFRLMGQKPFLAKLQRKIYTANVALEYFILNNWDFKNGNFIRLASEIKPEDNKDFYYRDFIEFDVTLYFRNCILGARRYLLKEKDENIPKALVHLRRMKLLDKVCKTIIIVTFFYIILIQFDLLGMILHLTGYTSSYAAELGCK from the exons ATGCACGCCATGTTCTCCAATCATCCGATCGggttgctgccggtggagcAGAACTACGACGCAAGCAAACCGTCGATCCGTAAGTTTTTCGCTGGGCGAGACATTTTCGTGACCGGCGGAACCGGCTTCATGGGAAAGGTGCTGATTGAGAAACTCATCCGCTCATGCTCCGAGCTCGATCATATTTTTGTGCTGATACGCGAGAAGAAGCaacggtcggtggccgagcgCATCGCGGAAATGCAGCAATTACCG CTATTTGACAAGCTGCGCCAGGAGGCGCCACATCTCCTCGTCAAGATGGTACCGGTGCGGGGCGATGTCTCACTGATCGGGCTTGGCCTGTCCGCTGAAGACCGGGACCGTATGCAGAGTGTCTCGGTTATTTTTCACGTGGCGGCCAGCGTGCGATTCGACGATCCGCTGAAGTCCGCGATCCTGCTGAATACCCGTGGTACCCGTGAACTGGTCCGCTTCGCCGAGCAGCTACCGAACTTGCGCGTCCTGATGCACATTTCGTCCACTTACTCGAACCCAGACCGGTACGTCATCGAGGAGGAG GTGTATCCGGCGTACGCCGATTGGCGCGAAACGATCAGGATCGCGGAGGAGTTCGACGAACAGACGCTCGACGTGCTGGCACCAAAGTACATGGGCTTCCTGCCGAACACGTACGTCTTTACCAAAAGCCTAGCGGAGCAGATTGTACACGAGTACAGGGACCGCCTGCCAATGATCCTGTTCCGCCCGTCGATCGTCATCTCGTCGATGAAAGACCCCATACCGGGGTGGATGGACAACTTCAACGGACCGGTTGGGCTGCTGGTAGGCTGCGGTATCGGCATCTGCCGCACCATGTACTGCGACCCGAACAACATCGCCGACTTTACCCCGGTCGACGTGTGCATAAAGGCGATGATAGTGGCAGCCTGGAAGCGGGGCACCGAGCCAGCGGCCCGGAGTGAGAG TGTTAAGCTTGAGCTGCCAATCTACAACTGCTGCATCTCCAACCTGCGCAACTCCACCATGTCGCAGATCGTTGAAATGGGGCGCTTGCTGTCGGATGAAATACCGCTGGACAAGTGCATTTGGGCACCGGGCGGGGGAATTACACAGATTCGCATACACAACTTGTTCCGCGTGCTGCTGTACCACATACTGCCCGCCATCCTTATCGATGGAGTTTTTCGCCTGATGGGGCAGAAGCCATT CCTGGCAAAATTGCAGCGCAAAATTTATACCGCCAACGTGGCACTGGAGTACTTCATTCTAAACAACTGGGACTTTAAGAACGGCAACTTTATACGCTTGGCATCAGAAATCAAGCCAGAGGACAA TAAGGATTTCTACTATCGCGACTTCATCGAGTTCGATGTCACGCTGTACTTCCGGAATTGCATACTCGGAGCCCGGCGGTACTTACTGAAGGAGAAGGACGAAAACATCCCGAAGGCGCTAGTGCACTTGCGACGAATGAAGTTGCTCGATAAGGTGTGCAAAACGATCATCATAGTCACGTTCTTCTACATCATATTAATCCAGTTCGACCTGCTCGGTATGATATTGCATCTGACCGGTTACACGTCATCGTACGCAGCCGAGCTAGGATGTAAGTGA
- the LOC131213993 gene encoding uncharacterized protein LOC131213993 isoform X2, which translates to MDNVTSSETDTSPDGSISNGADATPRSEEIIEPIEESVESTNETSDCSAGTSRMYMNVDCIPMPTFSMDMTKKTDINTQYDSGDPPLENYSLPRRTRTGNLWTRHRCKSISARADGKKNEERQADTVSANTHSTGKRTGSSGRSIHDSIENPSLHFTSIAAGSYARNSFGPTDELYIGGDDGALNSPTLSAIIKAIKDSTESINRTISEKMRDTDSLSRPRSAVSSSNSLPTASRFHSLGANSPSPSVHTAQSTVHRSYSPGVVSDMVREIRENSRVREEALMTQMRTMMDEHSLTQNKTLKRLARDVEDLKRSFQSLQVDVESLKTGFDDLRSEVNLLNFQTLKARTATAVYGVDSGGNGNGVRRESYYDPYLNQEISFTPPYCRYDFSCTNHAVPELRQPVVYELPHNGNRVHHNPLPMRNVGLTVRDDLPTRPSQNSINAGHAVVVGSVFGVGGNVDSTRREDLHKVLPLSSVPVPHGFCNTEHEHLRPTLVYEMVPDSNQDTNDGGIIAMRLVSSNNLSMSGNNLAASQQDTMPSIIPPSTGLTSGQSPALPRDNTSYVSLLTGPVTDL; encoded by the exons ATGGATAACGTTACATCTTCTGAAACGGATACATCACCGGATGGGAGCATTAGTAATG GTGCAGATGCCACTCCGCGTTCAGAAGAAATAATTGAGCCAATCGAGGAGTCGGTTGAGTCAACGAACGAGACCAGCGACTGCTCCGCGGGGACGTCACGCATGTATATGAATGTTGATTGCATACCAATGCCCACGTTCTCGATGGACATGACGAAAAAAACCGATATAAATACTCAATACGATTCGGGTGATCCGCCATTAGAAAATTACAGCCTTCCAAGACGAACTCGCACGGGAAATTTGTGGACAAGACACCGCTGCAAGAGCATATCTGCAAGAGctgatggcaaaaaaaacgaagaacgcCAGGCAGACACTGTATCTGCAAACACCCACTCGACAGGTAAACG GACAGGTAGCAGCGGCAGGTCCATACATGATTCGATCGAGAATCCATCGCTGCATTTCACCAGCATCGCTGCCGGCAGTTATGCACGCAACAGTTTCGGCCCAACCGATGAACTTTATATCGGTGGGGATGATGGTGCATTGAATTCTCCCACGCTGTCAGCGATCATAAAGGCCATCAAAGACTCGACGGAATCGATCAATCGCACCATCAGCGAGAAAATGC GCGATACTGATTCACTAAGCCGCCCGCGGAGTGCTGTCAGCAGCAGTAACAGCCTACCCACGGCCTCGCGCTTCCACAGTCTGGGAGCAAACAGCCCCTCACCTTCGGTGCACACGGCACAGAGCACAGTCCACCGCTCGTACAGCCCAGGCGTCGTATCGGATATGGTACGCGAAATTCGGGAAAATTCGCGAGTCCGGGAAGAGGCGCTAATGACACAGATGCGAACCATGATGGATGAACACTCGttgacacaaaacaaaactctaaAGCGTCTCGCTCGTGACGTGGAGGACCTGAAGCGAAGCTTTCAATCATTGCAAGTCGACGTGGAGAGCCTGAAGACGGGCTTCGATGACTTGCGTTCCGAAGTGAACCTATTAAACTTCCAAACCCTCAAAGCCCGCACTGCGACAGCAGTTTACGGTGTTGATAGTGGAGGGAACGGTAACGGCGTCAGGCGAGAAAGTTACTACGACCCGTATTTAAATCAGGAGATATCCTTTACTCCGCCATACTGCCGTTATGATTTTTCTTGCACCAATCATGCCGTGCCGGAACTCAGGCAACCCGTGGTATACGAGCTGCCACATAACGGCAATAGGGTCCATCATAATCCACTTCCAATGCGTAACGTTGGGTTGACGGTACGCGATGATTTGCCCACTCGGCCGAGCCAGAATTCGATCAACGCTGGGCACGCTGTCGTCGTTGGTAGTGTTTTTGGTGTTGGCGGCAACGTTGATAGCACCAGGCGGGAAGATCTTCACAAGGTATTGCCGTTAAGTTCGGTCCCCGTCCCTCATGGCTTTTGTAATACCGAGCACGAGCACCTCAGACCAACATTGGTTTACGAAATGGTTCCCGACTCGAATCAGGATACGAATGATGGTGGTATAATTGCCATGCGCCTCGTTAGCAGTAACAACTTGTCAATGTCTGGTAATAATTTGGCTGCTTCCCAACAAGACACGATGCCATCCATCATACCTCCGTCTACTGGTCTGACTAGCGGCCAGAGTCCAGCTTTACCGAGGGACAACACCTCGTACGTTTCGTTACTTACCGGACCGGTAACCGACCTGTAG
- the LOC131213993 gene encoding uncharacterized protein LOC131213993 isoform X1: MDNVTSSETDTSPDGSISNGADATPRSEEIIEPIEESVESTNETSDCSAGTSRMYMNVDCIPMPTFSMDMTKKTDINTQYDSGDPPLENYSLPRRTRTGNLWTRHRCKSISARADGKKNEERQADTVSANTHSTGKRESHRTGSSGRSIHDSIENPSLHFTSIAAGSYARNSFGPTDELYIGGDDGALNSPTLSAIIKAIKDSTESINRTISEKMRDTDSLSRPRSAVSSSNSLPTASRFHSLGANSPSPSVHTAQSTVHRSYSPGVVSDMVREIRENSRVREEALMTQMRTMMDEHSLTQNKTLKRLARDVEDLKRSFQSLQVDVESLKTGFDDLRSEVNLLNFQTLKARTATAVYGVDSGGNGNGVRRESYYDPYLNQEISFTPPYCRYDFSCTNHAVPELRQPVVYELPHNGNRVHHNPLPMRNVGLTVRDDLPTRPSQNSINAGHAVVVGSVFGVGGNVDSTRREDLHKVLPLSSVPVPHGFCNTEHEHLRPTLVYEMVPDSNQDTNDGGIIAMRLVSSNNLSMSGNNLAASQQDTMPSIIPPSTGLTSGQSPALPRDNTSYVSLLTGPVTDL, from the exons ATGGATAACGTTACATCTTCTGAAACGGATACATCACCGGATGGGAGCATTAGTAATG GTGCAGATGCCACTCCGCGTTCAGAAGAAATAATTGAGCCAATCGAGGAGTCGGTTGAGTCAACGAACGAGACCAGCGACTGCTCCGCGGGGACGTCACGCATGTATATGAATGTTGATTGCATACCAATGCCCACGTTCTCGATGGACATGACGAAAAAAACCGATATAAATACTCAATACGATTCGGGTGATCCGCCATTAGAAAATTACAGCCTTCCAAGACGAACTCGCACGGGAAATTTGTGGACAAGACACCGCTGCAAGAGCATATCTGCAAGAGctgatggcaaaaaaaacgaagaacgcCAGGCAGACACTGTATCTGCAAACACCCACTCGACAGGTAAACG CGAATCCCATAGGACAGGTAGCAGCGGCAGGTCCATACATGATTCGATCGAGAATCCATCGCTGCATTTCACCAGCATCGCTGCCGGCAGTTATGCACGCAACAGTTTCGGCCCAACCGATGAACTTTATATCGGTGGGGATGATGGTGCATTGAATTCTCCCACGCTGTCAGCGATCATAAAGGCCATCAAAGACTCGACGGAATCGATCAATCGCACCATCAGCGAGAAAATGC GCGATACTGATTCACTAAGCCGCCCGCGGAGTGCTGTCAGCAGCAGTAACAGCCTACCCACGGCCTCGCGCTTCCACAGTCTGGGAGCAAACAGCCCCTCACCTTCGGTGCACACGGCACAGAGCACAGTCCACCGCTCGTACAGCCCAGGCGTCGTATCGGATATGGTACGCGAAATTCGGGAAAATTCGCGAGTCCGGGAAGAGGCGCTAATGACACAGATGCGAACCATGATGGATGAACACTCGttgacacaaaacaaaactctaaAGCGTCTCGCTCGTGACGTGGAGGACCTGAAGCGAAGCTTTCAATCATTGCAAGTCGACGTGGAGAGCCTGAAGACGGGCTTCGATGACTTGCGTTCCGAAGTGAACCTATTAAACTTCCAAACCCTCAAAGCCCGCACTGCGACAGCAGTTTACGGTGTTGATAGTGGAGGGAACGGTAACGGCGTCAGGCGAGAAAGTTACTACGACCCGTATTTAAATCAGGAGATATCCTTTACTCCGCCATACTGCCGTTATGATTTTTCTTGCACCAATCATGCCGTGCCGGAACTCAGGCAACCCGTGGTATACGAGCTGCCACATAACGGCAATAGGGTCCATCATAATCCACTTCCAATGCGTAACGTTGGGTTGACGGTACGCGATGATTTGCCCACTCGGCCGAGCCAGAATTCGATCAACGCTGGGCACGCTGTCGTCGTTGGTAGTGTTTTTGGTGTTGGCGGCAACGTTGATAGCACCAGGCGGGAAGATCTTCACAAGGTATTGCCGTTAAGTTCGGTCCCCGTCCCTCATGGCTTTTGTAATACCGAGCACGAGCACCTCAGACCAACATTGGTTTACGAAATGGTTCCCGACTCGAATCAGGATACGAATGATGGTGGTATAATTGCCATGCGCCTCGTTAGCAGTAACAACTTGTCAATGTCTGGTAATAATTTGGCTGCTTCCCAACAAGACACGATGCCATCCATCATACCTCCGTCTACTGGTCTGACTAGCGGCCAGAGTCCAGCTTTACCGAGGGACAACACCTCGTACGTTTCGTTACTTACCGGACCGGTAACCGACCTGTAG